The following are from one region of the Paenibacillus sp. JZ16 genome:
- the argB gene encoding acetylglutamate kinase gives MKSTIDQKVTLPGQTSGADTFVMKCGGSTLAALPDSFFEDLKNLQQKGVNPVIVHGGGPAISGNLEKLGIETEFVNGLRKTTEDVLDVVEMVLAGTINKQIVRRIQSVGGSAIGLSGSDGGLIEAKPVTNHAEVGWVGDVTFVKSSILSGVLEMGYMPVVAPIGVDQSGQRYNINADTAAGAVASHLGVNRMIVVTDVPGIMKGSGGEKRVLPTVTVQEIEDMIGTGEIYGGMIPKVRAAISCIHGKVSEVVIVDGSEPNVLSRVLGGEVLGTRIVRM, from the coding sequence ATGAAGAGCACGATCGATCAAAAGGTTACGCTGCCGGGTCAAACATCAGGTGCGGATACGTTCGTGATGAAATGCGGCGGCAGCACGCTCGCGGCCCTTCCTGACAGCTTCTTCGAGGATTTGAAGAATCTGCAGCAAAAGGGAGTTAACCCCGTTATCGTTCATGGTGGCGGACCCGCGATCTCCGGCAATCTGGAGAAGCTTGGCATCGAGACCGAGTTCGTGAACGGGCTGCGCAAGACGACGGAGGATGTGCTGGACGTTGTGGAGATGGTACTTGCGGGCACCATCAATAAGCAGATCGTACGACGGATTCAAAGCGTAGGCGGCTCTGCCATCGGTTTATCCGGCTCGGACGGCGGGCTGATCGAGGCCAAACCGGTGACGAACCACGCGGAGGTCGGCTGGGTCGGCGACGTTACGTTTGTGAAGTCATCCATCCTGAGCGGCGTGCTGGAGATGGGATACATGCCGGTGGTTGCGCCGATTGGGGTGGATCAATCCGGTCAGCGCTACAATATCAATGCCGATACGGCGGCGGGTGCCGTGGCTTCTCATCTGGGCGTAAACCGGATGATCGTTGTCACTGACGTACCTGGAATTATGAAAGGATCGGGCGGCGAGAAGCGGGTGCTTCCAACCGTGACGGTTCAGGAGATCGAGGATATGATCGGGACAGGCGAAATCTACGGCGGCATGATACCGAAGGTCAGAGCGGCCATCAGCTGCATTCACGGCAAGGTGAGCGAGGTTGTCATCGTGGACGGAAGCGAGCCGAATGTACTGAGCCGCGTGCTTGGCGGAGAAGTGCTGGGTACGCGCATCGTGAGGATGTAA
- the argJ gene encoding bifunctional glutamate N-acetyltransferase/amino-acid acetyltransferase ArgJ, producing the protein MGENMFAIIDGGSIVTPQGFKAAGLHCGLKKTDRNDLGVIVCDVPAVAAAVYTTNLFQAAPLKVTRESLQDGKLRAIVVNSGNANACTGKQGEEDAYTMRANTAAQFGLDENDVAVASTGVIGELLKMDRVSSGIAGLPARLSGGSEGAESFSQAILTTDLVKKEACVTVQVNGTKVTIAGTAKGSGMIHPNMATMLGFMTTDAVIGQEALQLLLRETTNLTFNMITVDGDTSTNDMLVAMASGMAGHDMLSPEHPDWDAFAAGFHYVCQQLAKAIARDGEGASRLIEVRVDGAESDDDAQAIAKTIIGSSLVKSAVFGADANWGRIIAAVGRAGRPVNPETVDIAIGPISVLEQSRPVAFDEDAALVYLQGDTVDIDVKLHIGNGSATAWGCDLTYDYVRINAAYRT; encoded by the coding sequence ATGGGAGAGAATATGTTTGCGATTATTGATGGGGGCAGCATCGTAACGCCGCAAGGCTTCAAGGCTGCCGGACTCCACTGTGGACTTAAGAAGACCGACCGTAACGATCTGGGTGTCATTGTATGTGACGTGCCTGCCGTGGCGGCAGCTGTATATACGACGAATCTGTTTCAAGCGGCACCGCTGAAGGTAACGCGTGAAAGCCTGCAGGACGGCAAGCTTCGCGCGATTGTCGTGAACAGCGGGAATGCCAATGCCTGTACGGGTAAGCAGGGTGAAGAGGATGCTTACACGATGCGTGCCAATACGGCTGCGCAATTCGGCCTGGACGAGAACGATGTGGCCGTCGCCTCAACGGGAGTCATCGGGGAACTGCTGAAGATGGACCGCGTTTCCTCAGGGATTGCTGGCCTGCCTGCACGACTTAGCGGCGGAAGCGAAGGGGCTGAGAGCTTCAGCCAAGCGATTTTGACAACCGATCTCGTGAAAAAGGAAGCCTGCGTGACCGTTCAAGTTAACGGTACGAAGGTGACTATCGCCGGAACAGCGAAGGGGTCGGGGATGATTCATCCGAACATGGCGACCATGCTCGGATTTATGACGACAGATGCGGTCATTGGTCAGGAAGCGTTGCAGCTGCTGCTGCGCGAAACGACCAATCTGACCTTTAATATGATTACGGTGGATGGCGATACGAGCACCAACGATATGCTGGTTGCGATGGCTAGCGGCATGGCGGGGCACGACATGCTTTCGCCGGAGCACCCGGATTGGGATGCATTCGCAGCTGGCTTCCATTATGTTTGCCAGCAGCTGGCGAAGGCGATCGCGCGTGACGGAGAGGGAGCTTCCCGCCTGATCGAGGTTCGCGTGGACGGTGCTGAAAGCGATGATGACGCGCAAGCGATTGCCAAGACGATCATTGGCTCCAGCCTGGTCAAATCCGCCGTATTCGGCGCAGATGCCAACTGGGGACGCATTATTGCGGCTGTCGGCCGTGCGGGCCGTCCGGTTAATCCGGAGACGGTCGATATTGCCATAGGCCCGATTTCGGTGCTGGAGCAGTCAAGACCCGTTGCTTTTGACGAAGATGCAGCTCTGGTTTACCTTCAGGGAGACACCGTGGATATTGACGTGAAGCTGCATATCGGAAATGGCTCGGCTACGGCCTGGGGCTGTGATTTAACTTATGATTATGTCCGCATTAATGCGGCTTATCGTACTTAG
- the argC gene encoding N-acetyl-gamma-glutamyl-phosphate reductase: protein MTDTNIVKVAIVGSTGYGGVELIRLLQAHPRVEITSVISSSTAGVPISDGFPHLTNIMTQNLDGVNPAEIAEVADLVFAATPSGVSAKLVPELLDAGLKVIDLSGDFRLKDGAVYEQWYKHTAPSAELLEKAVYGLCEVFGEEVRDVDFISNPGCYPTATLLGLIPAISAGWIDASSLIIDAKSGVSGAGRGTSLMTHYAEINENFKAYKVNKHQHIPEVEQVLTQVAGEPITVTFTTHLVPMTRGIMTTMYATLNGPYTEEDFIELYRQYFKDRKFVRIRDLGVWPGTKEVSGSNYCDIGFAVDARTNRVTIISVIDNVVKGAAGQAIQNLNLMMGWEESLGLTFTPIYP from the coding sequence ATGACGGACACAAACATAGTAAAAGTAGCTATTGTAGGATCTACCGGCTACGGTGGCGTGGAACTGATCCGGCTGCTGCAAGCACACCCGCGCGTTGAGATTACATCGGTAATCTCGTCTTCAACTGCAGGCGTACCGATATCGGACGGTTTTCCGCATTTGACAAATATCATGACCCAGAACCTGGATGGCGTTAACCCGGCGGAAATCGCTGAGGTGGCAGACCTGGTGTTCGCGGCCACGCCTTCGGGCGTCAGTGCCAAGCTGGTGCCGGAGCTGCTGGATGCAGGCCTGAAGGTCATTGATCTGTCGGGAGATTTTCGCTTAAAAGACGGGGCAGTGTATGAACAGTGGTATAAGCATACGGCTCCGAGTGCGGAACTATTGGAGAAAGCCGTATACGGTCTATGCGAAGTGTTTGGCGAAGAGGTCCGCGATGTCGATTTCATCTCCAATCCGGGCTGCTATCCGACAGCGACGCTGCTCGGGCTGATTCCGGCCATCAGCGCGGGATGGATTGATGCCTCTTCCCTTATTATCGATGCCAAATCCGGCGTATCCGGTGCAGGCCGGGGAACGAGTTTGATGACGCATTATGCCGAGATCAATGAGAACTTCAAAGCCTATAAGGTGAATAAACACCAGCATATTCCCGAGGTTGAGCAGGTATTGACTCAGGTGGCGGGCGAACCGATTACCGTTACCTTTACCACCCATTTGGTGCCGATGACGAGGGGAATCATGACCACCATGTATGCCACGCTGAATGGTCCATACACGGAAGAGGATTTTATTGAACTGTATCGCCAGTATTTCAAGGATCGCAAGTTTGTGAGAATCCGGGACTTGGGCGTATGGCCTGGGACAAAAGAAGTCAGCGGGTCCAATTACTGCGACATCGGATTCGCGGTAGATGCGCGTACGAACAGAGTGACCATTATATCGGTCATTGACAACGTGGTGAAGGGTGCGGCCGGTCAGGCAATCCAGAACCTGAATTTGATGATGGGATGGGAGGAGAGCCTCGGACTTACGTTTACGCCGATTTATCCGTAA
- a CDS encoding GNAT family N-acetyltransferase — MEIERIFANLPVLETERLRLRRISMQDADQMYAYASDDEVAKYVTWETHRSINDSKKFIQFILVQYAKHDIAPWGIELKESGRLVGTVDFVWWKPEQQSAEIGYVLARDCWGQGLMTEAASALLKLGFGEMDLVRIQARCIEGNIGSQRVMEKVGMSYEGTLRKGIKTKGRHWDLKLYSILKEEYETL; from the coding sequence ATGGAAATCGAACGGATCTTTGCTAATTTGCCGGTGCTGGAAACCGAACGCCTGAGACTTCGCAGAATATCGATGCAGGATGCGGACCAGATGTATGCCTATGCCTCTGATGATGAGGTTGCCAAGTACGTAACATGGGAAACTCACCGCTCGATCAACGACAGTAAGAAATTCATCCAGTTTATACTTGTCCAGTATGCCAAGCATGATATTGCCCCTTGGGGAATCGAGCTGAAGGAAAGCGGACGTCTGGTCGGGACGGTGGATTTCGTATGGTGGAAGCCCGAACAGCAGAGCGCCGAGATTGGATATGTACTCGCGCGGGATTGTTGGGGACAAGGTCTCATGACGGAAGCTGCTTCTGCTCTACTGAAACTCGGTTTTGGTGAAATGGATCTTGTGCGCATCCAAGCGCGTTGCATAGAAGGGAATATCGGCTCTCAGCGTGTGATGGAGAAGGTCGGCATGTCCTATGAGGGGACGTTGAGGAAGGGGATTAAGACCAAAGGACGGCATTGGGACCTCAAATTATACTCCATTCTAAAAGAAGAATATGAAACTCTTTAG
- a CDS encoding YitT family protein: MAQSAGNPSINKRKREPLIPINGPLRQTVDTVFIIIGSFIMALSFNLFFLPNHIASGGVSGLSVLAQAWLGIEPAFTQWALNIPLFVLGFWLLGRDYGIRSLLGSVVLPLFVFLTKDWPIPTSNPLLASIYGGIGVGIGMGLVYRGRGSTGGLTIVAQLLQKYSGLSFSLCVVLLDAIVISSAALVLSLEQALYALIGLYVTGKVIDAIELGFSFTKVAYIISDHTEPITKAILEDLDRGLTKLTAEGGYTGEHRTVLMVVVGQSEIPRLKTVVQSVDPNAFVIISNAHEVLGEGFRNIKA; encoded by the coding sequence ATGGCGCAATCCGCTGGCAATCCATCGATTAACAAAAGAAAAAGAGAACCCCTGATTCCGATCAACGGTCCCCTTCGACAGACGGTGGACACCGTTTTTATCATCATCGGCTCCTTTATTATGGCGCTGTCATTTAATCTGTTTTTCTTGCCCAACCACATCGCCTCAGGCGGTGTGTCCGGATTGTCGGTTCTTGCGCAAGCATGGCTCGGCATTGAACCGGCCTTTACGCAGTGGGCGCTCAATATCCCCTTGTTTGTGCTCGGCTTCTGGCTGCTAGGACGTGACTATGGCATTCGTTCCCTTTTGGGAAGCGTGGTTTTGCCATTGTTCGTATTTTTGACCAAGGACTGGCCGATTCCAACCTCCAATCCCCTCTTGGCTTCCATCTATGGCGGGATCGGCGTCGGGATCGGCATGGGGCTGGTCTATCGCGGCAGGGGTTCAACCGGTGGATTGACCATCGTGGCTCAGCTCCTGCAAAAATACAGCGGCCTCAGCTTCTCCCTTTGCGTCGTGCTCTTGGATGCGATTGTGATCTCTTCGGCAGCCCTCGTGCTGTCGCTGGAGCAGGCGTTGTACGCACTCATTGGACTGTACGTGACAGGCAAAGTGATTGATGCGATTGAGCTGGGCTTTAGCTTCACCAAGGTGGCTTACATTATATCCGATCATACGGAGCCTATAACCAAGGCCATCCTCGAGGACCTCGACCGTGGATTAACCAAGCTGACCGCAGAGGGAGGCTATACGGGTGAACACCGGACGGTTCTGATGGTTGTGGTCGGACAGAGTGAAATTCCACGTCTGAAGACGGTGGTACAATCGGTGGACCCGAATGCGTTTGTCATCATTAGCAATGCCCATGAGGTATTGGGTGAGGGCTTCCGCAATATTAAGGCGTAA